TTGAGTCTCTTAGGTATGTGTGTGGTGGAGGGGCGCTTGTTTCTAAAGAGTTGTGGAAATGTTATCTTCAAGGACAAAGAATATAATCaatgaatccattttaaaatccAATGGTTGTAAATGGTAGCTGTGTAAAATGCTATGGGCAGCTTTCTGTTGCCATGTCTATGAATTTGAGGTTGTTTTCCCCCCCATTCCCATCCCTCAGCTTGTTTATACCGAAGATGGAGTGTTGATCTCATCATCTTGGTGTTTTCAACCAAATGATCTTCTCAtgctctttaaaaaatatatatatattatgttatataATTGAGAAAAGTCTCAATACAACACGCAACGAAACAAAATTGCTTTAAAGCAGAATTCGCATACTGAAGGTTGACATAGTGTGAAGAAGGGGAAAAGCCTGAAGAACTGCTGGCCAAAACAAGACAATACAATCCTATCTGCCCTGTTTAAACGAGGTCCTGGGCTCATCTGACTGGGGGTCAATACTGAGGCCCTGTCTGAGTCTTTATAAAGAGATTGAGTCTCTCCTGTCTTGGTCGGAGTCTTTATAAAGAGGTCTGAGTCTCTCCTGTCTTGGTCTGAGTCTTTATAAAGAGGTCCAGTCTTGGTCTGAGTCTTTATAAAGAGGTCCAGTCTTGGTCTGAGTCTTTATAAAGAGGTCCAGTCTTGGTCTGAGCCTCTCCAGTCTTGGTCTGAGTCTTTATAAAGAGGTCCAGTCTTGGTCTTGGTCAGAGTCTGAGTCAGTATTAGAGTGTTGCGGGTCTTGACTCCATCGCTGCAGTATACCGGACCAATAGGGGGCGctgtctctcctgtgtgtctTCTGGTGTTTCGTTAGAGCTCTTTTCTCTGAGAAACACTTGCCACAGTCAGGGCATTGGTACAGCTTTGCTCGAGGGCTCCCGTCTTGACTCAATCCCTGTTTTTTACCAGGCAAAGAGAAAGCAGAGTTGTGTTCCCCTGACccgtgtgtgttgctgtgtgtgttgcGCTGGTGTTTCTTCATGGCTTTCTTTTCAGTGAAACGCTTCCCGCAGTCGGGGCACTGGTACGGTTTCTCTCCGGTGTGCGTTAGTATGTGTGTTTTCAGCGTATTTGACTGAGAGAAACTCTTGTCGCAGTAAGTGCAGTGGTACGGTTTCTCACCTGAGTGTATTAGGCGGTGCCGTATTAAAGATGCACCATGCGAAAACTTCATGTCGCAGACGGAGCATTGGAAAGGTTTATCTCCCGTGTGCACAGTCTGGTGACGTTTCATGTATGACTTCTCAGTGAAGCATTTGTCGCAATGGGAGcattggtaaggcttctctcctgtgtgcttTCGCTCGTGGATTACCAATCTATGCTTTGAATTGAATTCCTGGCCGCAAGTAAGGCACAGGAACGGATTCTTCTCTCTTACTTCCTTGTTCGTTTTTTGATGCTTGGTTCTCTGATGATTTGACAAGGCCTGGACCACCCTGAAGGTCTTCCCGCAGTCGGGACAGAGGTGCTGTTTCTCCTCGTGGGTCACCACATGTTTCTTCAGCGCTCCAGATTCCATGAAACCTTTTCCACAGACAGAGCAGACGTGCGGCTTCGCTACTTGCTCTCCGTGCTGCGTTTTCTGATGTCTTCTCAAAGCTGAGTGGAAGCCGAAGCTCTTGCCGCAGTCGGCGCAGAGGtgaggtttctctccagtgtgggTCCGCAGGTGAGTCTCTAACCCTGCCTTAGAAGCCAGCCTCTTCCCACATTGAGGGCATGGCTCAGAGACCTGTGTCTTGCCTACCTTCTCTCCTTTATGTCTTCTAACATGTGTTCTAAGATTTGAAGAGTCATTAAATTGCTTCCCGCAAAGGGGGCAAATGAAGGGTTTCTCCCCAGTGTGCATACGAAGGTGCCTTTGATAACTACTTGAGTGAGAGAAGCGTTTGTGGCATTGGGAGCAGCGAAATGGTTTCTCCCCGGTATGCGTTCTCTGGTGGCTTGTCAGCCTTTCCTTTGTTGGGAAATGGCGCTTGCATTCAGGGCATTGGAATTGGTCTCTGTTTAAACGATGCAATTTGGAATGATTCGTTAAGGTAAATAAGGATGCAAAAGTCTTTCCACAATCAGAACAGAGGTGAGGTTTCTCTTCCGAATGGATGGCTTGATGTTTTATTAAGTATCCAGAATCTCTAAAGCCTTTCCCACAGACAGAGCACATGTGGGGCTTCGCACTACCTGCTGCGTGAAGTGCCTGATGTCTTTTCAGAGACGACTGAAAagagaaactcttcccacagtcagcaCAGAGGtgaggtttctctccagtgtgggTTCTTTGATGGGACCTCAAGGCTCCTGGTTGATTAAAGACTTTCCCACAGACTGAACATTCGTGCCGTTTCACTCCTCCGTGCTCTGAATGACTAAGTTTCTGATGTTTGGTCAAGGAGGGACGGAAAGCAAAGCTCTTCCCGCAGTCGGGGCAGATGTGAGATTTCTCTACAGTGTGGTTCTTCAGGTGAATCTTTAGTCTTGTCTTGGTTGACAACTTCTTCCCACAGTGAGAACATGGATGAAGGACTGGCTTCTTTACGGTCTCCTGTTCTGAAGAACCAACATTGTTTTCGGAAGGTTTCTCTTTGGAATATTCTCCGGAGTGAGTTCTTTTCATGTGTTTCTTCAAGTTTCCTGGATCATTAAAAGGCTTGCCACAACGAGGGCAAATGTATGGTTTCTCCCCAGTATGAGTTCTCAGATGCCTCTTAAGACTAGACAATTCCTTGAATCCCTTCCCGCAGTCAGAGCACTGgtgaggtttctctcctgtgtgggtTACCAGGTGTTCCTCCAAAGCCTTCTTTGTGGGAAACTTCTCCCCACAGTGAGGACACGGTTCACGGTAGAGCCTCTCCACACCCAACTTCTCTCCTGGGTGAGCTCTCCTGATGTGTTTCTTCAAGTTTCCTGGATCATTGAAACCTTTCTTACAACGAGGGCAAACGtacggtttctctccagtgtgagtTAGCAGATGTCTCCTAAGACTGGAATGTGTACTGAATGTCTTTCCGCATTCAGAGCATGTGGTTTCAGAAACATGACATTTCTCTCCAGTGTGAGTTTTCAGATGCCTGGTAAGGCTGGAAAATGTACTGAATACTTTTCCACATTCAGCGCATATAttcttctgtttctctccagTGTAAGTTAGCAGATGTCGCTCCAGAATGTCTTTTGtggcaaaactcttcccacactgagcACAGGAGTGGGTTTTCTTGGAGGTTTTCTGCCCCGGTGTTTTCCTGCAGTCCATCAGCTGCACAGACACCCTCTTCAGACCCCAAATTAAGGAGGTACTGGGAGAGGCACGACACAGGGTCTTCGGTGGGCGACGCTTGTCCTAGAAATCAGAAAAAAAAGAGACTTAATTAATCAGGATGGGAAACCCTCTCCTGCCTGTCAATGAACTTTGAAGTCTTTCAATTCCTCGATTACTCAACCTCATCCTTCTCAATAAAGGAGAAAGTCTAAGAGGAAAAACATCCAATATTCTCCCAAAGCCTTGCGTAAGTTGTTGAGGAATGAATGAAAGCATTGAGAAACAAACTAAATACTCACTTTCTGACTGGGAAAATAAATATTCACCTTCTGCTCTGGTGTATGCTTCTCTGGAGATAACTCCACCTCCAGCCCATCCCTGACCTCCCTGTCCAATTCTTCATCGCAGTCTGCAGCATCACAATCACCGGACTGGCTGGGACTCGTGGACTCTGCCTCCAGCCCATTGCTAGGCAACCAATCCGTGTCCCCTGCGTCACAGTCTGCAGCGTCATTATCATCATCCGATTGGCTGGGACTCATGGGTTCCACCTCCAACCTGTTGCTAGGTAacccagcccctccctctccgTTCCATTCTTCATCGCAATCTACAGGATCATCATCTTCATCGGCTTTGCTGGGACTCATGGGTTCCACCTCCAACCTGTTGCTAGGTAacccagcccctccctctccattccaTTCTTCATCCGATTGGCTGGGACTCACGGGTTCCACCTCCAACCTGTTGCTAGGTAACCCAGCCCCTCCCTCATCGGCTTTGCTGGGACTCACGGGTGCACCACTACCCTCCTCCTGTATCCTCCTGATGTCCTCTATCAGTTGAACTAACCAAGACGTTCCCTGCTCCACCGATTTCATTGAATCCGTATTGTCCCACATTTCCTCCATGATTTTACGCCGCAGCGAGCGGTGATCCAATCCT
This DNA window, taken from Oncorhynchus keta strain PuntledgeMale-10-30-2019 unplaced genomic scaffold, Oket_V2 Un_contig_16909_pilon_pilon, whole genome shotgun sequence, encodes the following:
- the LOC118379846 gene encoding zinc finger protein 585A-like, encoding MSQKKGTLMDEIEKSLWNLTEDNLRSLCERYGQDASQVKGLDHRSLRRKIMEEMWDNTDSMKSVEQGTSWLVQLIEDIRRIQEEGSGAPVSPSKADEGGAGLPSNRLEVEPVSPSQSDEEWNGEGGAGLPSNRLEVEPMSPSKADEDDDPVDCDEEWNGEGGAGLPSNRLEVEPMSPSQSDDDNDAADCDAGDTDWLPSNGLEAESTSPSQSGDCDAADCDEELDREVRDGLEVELSPEKHTPEQKDKRRPPKTLCRASPSTSLIWGLKRVSVQLMDCRKTPGQKTSKKTHSCAQCGKSFATKDILERHLLTYTGEKQKNICAECGKVFSTFSSLTRHLKTHTGEKCHVSETTCSECGKTFSTHSSLRRHLLTHTGEKPYVCPRCKKGFNDPGNLKKHIRRAHPGEKLGVERLYREPCPHCGEKFPTKKALEEHLVTHTGEKPHQCSDCGKGFKELSSLKRHLRTHTGEKPYICPRCGKPFNDPGNLKKHMKRTHSGEYSKEKPSENNVGSSEQETVKKPVLHPCSHCGKKLSTKTRLKIHLKNHTVEKSHICPDCGKSFAFRPSLTKHQKLSHSEHGGVKRHECSVCGKVFNQPGALRSHQRTHTGEKPHLCADCGKSFSFQSSLKRHQALHAAGSAKPHMCSVCGKGFRDSGYLIKHQAIHSEEKPHLCSDCGKTFASLFTLTNHSKLHRLNRDQFQCPECKRHFPTKERLTSHQRTHTGEKPFRCSQCHKRFSHSSSYQRHLRMHTGEKPFICPLCGKQFNDSSNLRTHVRRHKGEKVGKTQVSEPCPQCGKRLASKAGLETHLRTHTGEKPHLCADCGKSFGFHSALRRHQKTQHGEQVAKPHVCSVCGKGFMESGALKKHVVTHEEKQHLCPDCGKTFRVVQALSNHQRTKHQKTNKEVREKNPFLCLTCGQEFNSKHRLVIHERKHTGEKPYQCSHCDKCFTEKSYMKRHQTVHTGDKPFQCSVCDMKFSHGASLIRHRLIHSGEKPYHCTYCDKSFSQSNTLKTHILTHTGEKPYQCPDCGKRFTEKKAMKKHQRNTHSNTHGSGEHNSAFSLPGKKQGLSQDGSPRAKLYQCPDCGKCFSEKRALTKHQKTHRRDSAPYWSGILQRWSQDPQHSNTDSDSDQDQDWTSL